Genomic segment of Rhodocaloribacter litoris:
GCGTCAGCGGCCTGTCCACCACCAGCGTGGGCTCGCGGTAGATGCCGGCCCGCACCACGATCCGCTCGCCGGCGCCGGCCCGGGCCAGTGCCTCCGTGAGCGTCCGCACCGGCCCCTCCGGAGAGACGACCACCTGCCGGGCCGCTGCCGACGCGGCGAGGCCCAGCACGAGCACGAGCAGGGTCAGCGTCTTTTTCATGGCATGGCGGTGGGATCGTGGGCGGGATGGCCGGGCCGCTCCTGCCGGACGAGCGCGAGCACCTCGTCCCAGGTGAGCACCTCACCGCCCACCTCGGCACGGACGGCCGCGAGGTCCTCCCGCGTGGCGAGGGCGGCCAGGTTCATCCCCATGGGGCTGTGCACGTTGGGGCTGTGCAGGAAGTGCGCCTCCTCGGCTCGGATCAGCGTGGGCGGATGCGCGAAGTCGGTCACCCAGAGCGAGTGGACCTCCCCGGCGGCCACGCGCTCCTCGAGGAGGAAGCCGG
This window contains:
- a CDS encoding nitrous oxide reductase accessory protein NosL, which produces MRRIRFHIVLGLCMLALSACTPKPEPIRYGEERGAYCMMNIADERFGAELVTTKGKVYKFDSIECLAGFLLEERVAAGEVHSLWVTDFAHPPTLIRAEEAHFLHSPNVHSPMGMNLAALATREDLAAVRAEVGGEVLTWDEVLALVRQERPGHPAHDPTAMP